Proteins found in one Thermococcus sp. genomic segment:
- a CDS encoding phosphoadenosine phosphosulfate reductase family protein, giving the protein MFTLIARARKDAKALNYINERNYGGFLKVESLGGGRKKEEVLENLERAIREPYIPVLLLGEKEKELMEELLPVLRDSAKPFYARLLRTKRVRNMRVDELYSHIEEIKARFRLGIEWNDAYALNPENPFGIELNPDYDIYLAIGDGFRRSMRSILGVELGENSLVLRKTMNQEVYFSGPNKVAEVSKKLGFPTEVLWRCPCVEDVSLDSLIELNRSYIEAFANASRAFLETFQDYDVIVPWSGGKDSTATLIIAKETFSKVTAVYVRMEYEMPETDEYVEGLAKRLGVDLIRVDVPMPIEKYGMPTHKNRWCTKKKVEALYSVVSEFERPVLLVGDRDGESARRRLKPPVVERKTGFGKILEVMPVKFWSGFMTQLFILMRGFELHPLYYEGFYRLGCTICPSLAEWEVELLKKRGVKASPG; this is encoded by the coding sequence ATGTTCACGCTCATAGCGAGGGCAAGGAAGGACGCGAAGGCCCTGAACTACATCAACGAGAGAAACTACGGGGGCTTTTTGAAGGTTGAGAGCCTCGGCGGTGGAAGGAAAAAGGAGGAAGTCCTTGAAAACCTTGAGAGAGCCATTAGGGAACCTTACATCCCTGTTCTCCTCCTCGGCGAGAAGGAAAAAGAACTTATGGAGGAACTCCTTCCTGTTCTGAGGGACTCCGCAAAGCCGTTCTATGCGAGGCTCCTGAGAACAAAGCGTGTCAGAAACATGCGCGTTGACGAGCTGTACTCACACATCGAGGAGATAAAGGCCCGCTTCAGGCTTGGAATTGAGTGGAACGATGCATACGCTTTAAACCCCGAAAATCCGTTTGGAATCGAGCTAAATCCAGACTACGATATCTACCTGGCAATTGGGGATGGCTTTAGAAGGTCTATGCGGTCAATTCTCGGCGTTGAGCTCGGTGAGAACTCCCTCGTTCTGAGAAAGACCATGAATCAGGAGGTCTATTTCTCCGGGCCGAACAAGGTTGCGGAAGTCAGTAAAAAGCTCGGCTTTCCAACCGAAGTGCTCTGGCGCTGTCCCTGCGTTGAGGACGTTTCTCTGGATTCCCTAATCGAGCTCAACAGGAGCTACATTGAAGCCTTTGCAAACGCTTCAAGGGCGTTCCTCGAAACCTTCCAAGATTACGACGTCATCGTCCCCTGGAGCGGCGGAAAGGACTCAACCGCGACGTTAATCATTGCCAAGGAGACCTTCAGCAAAGTAACTGCCGTGTACGTGAGAATGGAGTACGAGATGCCCGAAACGGACGAGTACGTTGAAGGCCTCGCCAAAAGACTCGGCGTTGATTTAATCCGCGTTGACGTCCCAATGCCAATCGAGAAGTACGGCATGCCGACCCACAAAAACAGGTGGTGCACGAAAAAGAAAGTCGAAGCCCTCTATTCCGTCGTCTCTGAGTTTGAAAGGCCTGTTCTCCTCGTCGGAGACAGGGACGGCGAGAGCGCGAGGAGGAGGCTGAAGCCACCCGTGGTGGAGAGGAAAACCGGCTTCGGGAAAATTCTTGAGGTCATGCCTGTGAAGTTCTGGAGCGGGTTTATGACCCAACTGTTCATCCTTATGAGGGGCTTCGAGTTACATCCCCTCTACTACGAGGGTTTTTACCGGCTCGGTTGCACGATATGCCCGAGTTTGGCCGAATGGGAGGTGGAGTTGTTAAAGAAGAGAGGGGTGAAAGCCTCTCCGGGCTAA